A DNA window from Daucus carota subsp. sativus chromosome 3, DH1 v3.0, whole genome shotgun sequence contains the following coding sequences:
- the LOC108210795 gene encoding isocitrate dehydrogenase [NAD] catalytic subunit 5, mitochondrial, whose amino-acid sequence MASGIVKRVLGNRATGIFSLSRSFCSPSSSSDLITATLFPGDGIGPEIAESVKQVFKTADVPIQWEEHFVGTEVDPRTQSFLTWESLESVRRNKIGLKGPMATPIGKGHRSLNLTLRKELNLYANVRPCYSLPGYKTRYDDVNLVTIRENTEGEYSGLEHQVVRGVVESIKIITRQASLRVAEYAFHYAKAHGRERVSAIHKANIMQKTDGLFLKCCREVAEKYPDIKYEEVVIDNCCMMLVKNPALFDVLVMPNLYGDIISDLCAGLIGGLGLTPSCNIGEGGVALAEAVHGSAPDIAGKNKANPTALLLSSVSMLRHLELHDKADRIQSAILNTIADGKYRTADLGGSSSTSDFTKAICDQL is encoded by the exons ATGGCATCTGGGATCGTTAAACGAGTCCTTGGGAATCGTGCCACTGGAATCTTCTCGCTCTCGAGATCTTTCTGTTCTCCGTCTTCTTCCTCCGATCTCATCACCGCCACTCTTTTCCCCGGCGACGGTATCGGTCCTGAGATCGCCGAGTCCGTTAAACag GTATTTAAAACTGCAGATGTGCCAATTCAGTGGGAAGAGCACTTTGTGGGGACTGAGGTAGATCCTAGAACGCAGAGTTTTTTGACGTGGGAAAGTCTAGAATCAGTGAGAAGAAATAAGATCGGATTGAAAGGACCAATGGCGACACCCATTGGAAAGGGGCATCGTTCCTTGAACCTTACACTGAGAAAAGAGCTTAACCTTTATGCTAATGTTAGGCCTTGTTACAGTCTCCCTGGCTACAAGACACGATATGATGATGTAAACCTAGTCACTATACGTGAAAACACAGAAGGAGAGTACAGCGGTCTTGAACATCAG GTCGTGAGGGGTGTAGTGGAAAGTATCAAGATCATTACTCGTCAGGCAAGCTTGAGGGTAGCTGAGTATGCTTTTCATTATGCCAAGGCACATGGAAGAGAAAGAGTATCTGCAATACACAAAGCAAACATTATGCAGAAAACCGATGGTCTTTTTCTCAAG TGTTGTCGCGAGGTTGCAGAGAAGTACCCTGATATAAAATATGAGGAAGTTGTCATTGACAATTGCTGTATGATG CTTGTCAAGAATCCTGCTCTTTTTGATGTCCTGGTGATGCCTAACCTGTATGGAGATATCATCAGTGATCTGTGTGCTGGTCTTATTGGAGGTTTGGGGCTAACACCAAG CTGCAATATTGGCGAGGGAGGTGTTGCTCTGGCCGAGGCTGTACATGGTTCAGCACCTGATATTGCTGGAAAG AATAAAGCAAATCCTACTGCGCTGCTTTTGAGTTCTGTTTCAATGCTCCGCCATCTTGAACTTCATGATAAAGCTGATCGGATCCAGAGTGCTATTCTCAACACAATTGCTGATGGGAAGTACCGAACAGCGGATCTTGGTGGCTCTTCGTCAACAAGTGATTTCACGAAAGCAATATGTGATCAACTTTGA